Part of the Lotus japonicus ecotype B-129 chromosome 6, LjGifu_v1.2 genome, tgttacttttggttgtcttgcattttgtccaaaacaacctgatgtcaaAACAGATGCTGTGACATCTGCATTCGTGTAGCACAGGACATCAGTCCTTGACTTGGAGTGCTTAAGTGTGCCCTGGAAATCTGCTGAAGATTCTAGTGTGGTTACTTACGCTTTAAGTAGCTATTTTATGGGCTGGTTTTATTGTTGGAATAATCTCTGATTAAGGGATTGATTCCTATTGTGTTTATGATGATTGACTAGTGAACACAATCAACATTTATGGAAGATTGCGTTCTGATTTGCTGTTGTTGGACTACTGCTTCAGCTTTTGAAAAACCTAGTGTGGCTGCTGAAGCTTATATATATAGTGAAGACCTAAAACGGGAAGACTACTGAAGCTATCGAGTGAaatagatcaagtgttttagggttgtgtTTTGTGCTAGTCCTTGTGTTCTTTGTGAACTCAccttgctcattgattctataaggcAAGGTTGAGTTCTGTGTTCTTGAGTGGTAGAACtctacttgttgttgttcttaccaatcactatggcagtggttgagagaaagtgagaggagcTCTCATACCTAGGTCGATATACTaggtagaaatacactgggtagattaggaagagaaCTATGAGCTATgggttcatgagtgtctgtagttcctgaatcttgagatagtgaattttctttctttgggtACAAACCCTcaagacgtaggtgaagtttcaccgaactgggttaacaactttggtGTTGTGTCTTGTTTATTTTATGCTTTTACTCTTTACTGTTGTATGATTGTTAAAGCAGTTGCCTAAGCATCGCGTATGACATCTGCCATACGAGAACTAGAATTACAGGAAAGCATTGATTCGCATGGTCAAGTATCTGAAGAAAGTTCCAAGAAGAGGTATCGTGTATAGTGATCATGGACATATGTGAGTGAAGGTATTTTCAGATGCTGATTGGGCAGGATCTCCCATGGATAGAAAATCCACCACTGCCTATTGTGTATTTTTGGGAGGTAATttaatttcttggaaaaacaagAAGCAAAATGTGGTGGCACGATCtagtgcagaagctgaatatcgTGCTATGGCTCAAACTACCTGTGAACTTATGTGGGTAGGAAAAATCTTGAGTGAGATGGGAATTGAGAGCATATGTTCAATGAAACTATAGTGTGATAATCAGGCTGCCCTACATATCTCATCAAATCCTGTTTTTTCATGAAAGAACTAAACATATTGAGGTGGATTACCATTTTATCCGTGAGAAGATTCAACATAACCTTATATCCACTTCTTATGTTATAACAGGTGATCGACTTGTAGATGTGTTTACAAAGGCTTTGAATGGGGTGcgtaatgattttatttgtaacAAGCTGGGCATGATTAATATCTATGctccagcttgagggggagtgttagcATTAAGGATTATGTTAAGAGTTAGGGTTAGATGTAAAGTCTATGGGTCAGGCCCATATGTACTTTGTACTACATGTTGTACTACTACTCTTAACCTAGTATTATATATATGAGGGAGGCTGCACCTTGCAGTGTATCCCATTACaatatctctttctctctcttagtcTTTTGTATTTACATATATCAAGTTTGGGATTGAGGACATTGAAGCTAGGCTTAACGATTTGTTTCAGGGGAGCAGTGGATCAAATGGTGGTAGAAAGTTAAGGTGAAAAATGTACTCATGTTAGTGTGTATGATTTTGTAGTGTAATTTGGATACAAAAAGTTTTGGATGTCACAGATGTAGGAATTTCTAGTCACAAATGGATTTACTCCTCTTAATTATAATTAGACGGATTATGTTTTGaacaaatatttatattttattcatCTAGATTAAATACTATTTGTCCTATCTGAATTCAAGGACTCATATTGAATGACTGCATTAAAAGTTGACGGTAGCGGATCAAATCCTAAAAAAGGTTGATATAATTGATGGTAAAATTTGTCTCAGCATACCTCAAATTCCAGCTACACAACAACCTCTAAAGAGTAAACACTTCCATTATTGTCTATTATGACTTCTATCAATGAATACATGTTTGATTACATTTTAAGCTAAATATGACTGATATTGCTCTCATATTCTCTGTTAAAGTTAGAGAATTCTCTCTCCGAGTTATTGTTGATTTAAAACTATTTCTaacaaaatacaaattaaagcaCTAGTCAATAAACTCGTGCACTATGCAATGTGTGAGTCCTTACCtagttaaataaaaatgtgaaagctACCTAAATATAAATTTTCTCTACCCAAATATAATGGTATAGTGTGAATGCAGGTAAATTGAGACAAAGGATTTTTAGAGTTTtggtttatatttatttataacaaAAATGTTCTACTTCTATCAAAAGAATGTTTTTTCgtgtatatatattttcttgAGATTCACTTAATGTATCAAAAATCAAAGTTGAAGGGTTGTTGTTACACCACCAAAACTGAAAATGTAAAATCTGAGGCTAGGAGGTTCCCAACTAATCCAAGCTCTGGGAGTTCACACCATTCTGTCAAGCCTAGCGTGCATGGAGACTCCATTATATGATGTTTACCCACTATGACCAAATTAAAATGTCCCTCCATTGTTCGGATAACATGTATTGTTCCTATCCCATCTTCCACAATCTCCTCCTTAAAGTTCACCTTGCCTTTAAGGTTAAGATTATACTTTATATGCTCCATCAAGTAAATAAAAGGATTCTTCATATTCCTTTGTTTTTCTTCCATGTTAACCCTTACCCAAAACATTGTAAGTCTGATATTTGGATGTTGAGCCATTTGCAAACTAAAAGCCAGTGCCTCTTGGTCATCATCACCGCCTAAGAAGATCATGGCAATTTCACAGAATGACTTATCATATGTAACTAATAGTTTTCCACTCATATTGCTTCTGTCAATTAAGACTCCAACTGAACAAGGAGCTTTACTAAGAACTTTCTGGTTTATTGTCCTGATTGAAGCGTTGGAAACCTCAATATTTCCATTAATGGACCATCGCTTATGAAATGGTATGATCACAAAATGTGATTTTGTATCCATTGCAAGGTAGCATATGTCATCGTGAATGCTTGCAAATGGTGCAATTGCAGTAAAGAACTGCAACATGATACTCTCTTTGTTATGCTGCTGAAATTGATCAAAGACTTTGTTTATGTGTTGAGAGGAAGCATCTCCATGTGGATGTAACTTGTTAGTGGTCTCGCTTTTTGTAAGGACTGGGGCTGCTCTGCCTGAGAGCTCCATGAGATGGAGAACAAAGAGTGACAACGGTGTCTCCTTTGAGGGATTAAATGCTTCGAGAAGGTTGACCAATGGATATACGTTTTCTTCATTGTGGACACATACAAGCAATTTGAATTCGTGGTCCTTGTGGTCCTTTACTGATTTTCTAATGTAGTTTCTGTATCTCTTTGAAGGATCATATATGTAATAAATAACTAGAGTTGCAAATCCGGTTACACCTACCATGGTATATATGACAATAGTGTAAGACAGTCTCCCAAGGTCCTGCAGGTATAAATCAAATAGATTCAAATTagcactatatatatatttacatgTACAATTAATAAATAACACAACAAAAAACTCTTACatgattttttcttttcatgaacTTCCATGATCATTAAATTCTGATTTTACGCAGAAGCACAAACAATATAAAATGTAACGagtatcatttaaaaaaaacgtGTATACCACTATAAATTCATTCATTTCCATTTTTGTGGAATAATTTTTCCTCTCTAACCGAAAATGGAACTAAAATGAGGTATTGATTTTAGTGGAAAAAGTGCAAAGCTACAACCATTTGCTGAAAATAATTTTCTATATACATGTATTTTGTCATGCCCTGGTTTCAGTTTCAGTTATTTTAAGGATAACACCTAAAAATATAtacctttctttttaataaataGGTGTAGAGGGAGAGATCTACAAGGCCTTTGCAACACATGATTAGAGACAACGCAACAGAATCCCAGAATTCAATTTGAAAGTGAAGTGTGGATAAAATGGTGCCTGCAAACTTTCCTATTTTTCCGGCAAGTAAGACAGCCTCTATGCATCCTGCTTGTGATGTTAAAGGGGGAACGATTGTGCTCAAACCACATATAGTACAATAAGCTGGAACAATCAAAGTAGAACCAACAATATCAATCCTCTCTGCCAGAGCAGAACCTAACGGGGGGCCATCTGGCAACATCAAGCCAAACCAAAACGTAACAAGAAAAGCAGGCTGTCCAACAACTTGTGCAGACAATCCaagaataaaaagtataaaCATGATTATCATGTAATGACCTCCCGTCATATGCTTTCCCTTTGGATTGCGGTGGGAGATCCATATAACAAGGGGCCTTAGCATGAAGAATAAACTGCCGAAATAACAAACTGTCACAAGTAGTGTCAGAATAGGCATAACTGACTTTTGTCCCAAGGATTCAATACTGCTGATTACAACAAATATTAAAAACCACGTGCATTTATCACTAACCATGGAAGCAGATAATGCCATGCGTCCAATTTCTGAAttaagaatattcatctctttgAGAAAGCTACTTGTAGCAGGAAATGCAGTCAAAGCATCAAAAATTACCAAACCTCTAACACCATTCGCTTCAGACTTTAGAGATGAGACTCCTCCAACCATAATAAAAACTAGAGCGCCAACTGCTATAGAAGACACATGGCCTACTAAACCAATTATTTTTGCATGCTTTCCAATATTAAATATATGTTTGGGATTGATCTGCACCCCTATCTTGAAGAAGTAAATTATCATGCCAAATTCTGCAAATGTTGTAAGTGTCACTATGCTCATTGATGGAAACATCAACTCATAACCTGCTTGGAGTCTACCAAGCAATAATGGACCTAATATGATACCAGCCTGATAAGAGGAGAAACAAAATATACTATATCATCAAATGAATTTCTTCCAAtaacccaaaagcttaagccaAAATGAATGTTATCATATCTTTAAAACTTGTGCTCTCTCTAAATAATACAGAAGAACCAAACATAAAATATATGAGATGATTTGTATTTGTTGATCTTGTTTTTAAATTCTTCAAATACTAATTGATGATTAAAACTTAATAAACCTGCAAATGGAAGGTGTTAATTATGACGAAAATAAACTTACCACTATTTGTGAAACGAGTTGTATTGGATGAAGTGGTCTCAGCAGGAGATGAGTAATTTTACCGACaataaatataagaataatTTGAATTACTAGTATGGATGTGGGATTATGGAGGGGATTGTCCCCAAGAAATATGCCATTGGTTGAGCGGCTTCGATCAATATATTGACATACTATTGGCTCCATTCCAATATTTCCATAGGAACTCAACTGATCTAGCTTTTCTTGTTCTGGCTTATCAGCCATCTTAAAATCTTTAATGAAAGATAAGGATCCAAAGAACTACAGGAAAATATCGTAGGAAGAATGCAAATAAGCTTGAAAGAATGAGAGCgcaagagagagagatgatGGAAAAAGAGAGTTTGAAAATTGAATGGATGAACACGTTAGAAATTTAATGGCTGAAAAGTGACATTGTAGTTTACTATTGTCCCATTTAGTTGGTTAGACAAGAATAGCCATTTCaagaaaaatgaattttctTCATTGATTCTTGGTAGTTtagtatttatatatatatatatgcaaaacACACTTaaattttacattaaatacataagcaaaaaCATTTGCACTTGCACTATTAATTATCAACTTTTGAGTTACGCACAAAAAAATTTGAgttccttataaaataataatttattaagtattaattaaaactAGTTAGAAttgtaattaataataataatctgagacaaaattaaaaaaatgttaaaacaaaacaaagaattatatttatatgtaaataGTATTAAGAATTAACCATAAAAATACTATttgttccgtactagggagttctgacgtcggaaactgacagaaagtaaaccctaacagagtgctaaaaatatcacaaaaggaatattctcattaaatgtttgaaaggtactttttacaaggggttgacctctccttttatagagggaatgatcataacatggactttcactgtacttgggcctgacaaccggggcccaaacctctatacatataagacaaaactaaaggaatcttccagctggcgcgtggacccatccagaagacgggcgggcttcgacgttgttccataatcccgccatggctgctttcgttcatctaaatgcttgatttgggcgggaataagggatacttatatcccgcccagtccacatgcccccaagacatgaggcttaagtaagttgagtcgaaatgtctttatacgttgcttcgtcgcctacctttatcatttacttcgttcttctgataattgtgtcgCCGTTCTTTCACTTGTGTaggtgtcccgcccagtccacatgccccccaagacatgagacttagGTTCCTTGAGTCGAGACGTCTTTACAGTATATCGCCATTCTTTGTAGTCATGGTTCTGTCGTCACATTCTTGCTTATGAATTCTCGccattttttatctttgtcgatatctcgccgttatcacacctgtcaaacacgtcttttcaactgacgcacgtatccttctttTTCGGGATTTTGCTATCATTTGCCATAAatgcagttgtgcgtctcgaggagttacgtcttttcgtttcataccttttcaaatttcaaacccacgatcccacgatcctTCGCAGTctttcccactcattctctctcttcctttttcttctataaataccctttttacctttcacttttcacttttctgaaaacCTTTGCTCTGAAAACTTTTTCATCGCAGCTTTCCCTCTCTTCTTTGTTCTCCGGTGAACCTTGCTCACTCCGGCCGttgtcattgcgcggtgctcccccatcgccgacgttctctttactcaatcctccgcttcttcctccggtgagtccttcccctttctcttttcttgacactgtgtcttcttctttctttgtgtttggacctgttcatcttcttttttatttttatgaaattacccagcatgtcgacacaaaattttagcatttcctccttagagctcacttccccttctacggagggggaagtttctgcccccaccgttatcgaaatacaatcctcgccctccactcacgaggattccggtcccgccggctccgttgattctattctctcctctaatggagatttgtcttcgcccgaatggcgttccaatgcgcatttagttgaagataagtgtctttGGCGCTCCATCTGGGGTAGCCTTGGGAGCAtcagttcgcttcgaatatcttctcaagggtttacaaagataaatcccgccacctcaaataacgaagatcacctgttaaatgttcttccatgtggcgaggacGATTGCGTTCTTTTTCGCAAGGAACCCACTGATGAATCGCccaatttcttttttgtttatggttattttttctt contains:
- the LOC130723961 gene encoding cation/H(+) antiporter 14-like is translated as MADKPEQEKLDQLSSYGNIGMEPIVCQYIDRSRSTNGIFLGDNPLHNPTSILVIQIILIFIVGKITHLLLRPLHPIQLVSQIVAGIILGPLLLGRLQAGYELMFPSMSIVTLTTFAEFGMIIYFFKIGVQINPKHIFNIGKHAKIIGLVGHVSSIAVGALVFIMVGGVSSLKSEANGVRGLVIFDALTAFPATSSFLKEMNILNSEIGRMALSASMVSDKCTWFLIFVVISSIESLGQKSVMPILTLLVTVCYFGSLFFMLRPLVIWISHRNPKGKHMTGGHYMIIMFILFILGLSAQVVGQPAFLVTFWFGLMLPDGPPLGSALAERIDIVGSTLIVPAYCTICGLSTIVPPLTSQAGCIEAVLLAGKIGKFAGTILSTLHFQIEFWDSVALSLIMCCKGLVDLSLYTYLLKRKDLGRLSYTIVIYTMVGVTGFATLVIYYIYDPSKRYRNYIRKSVKDHKDHEFKLLVCVHNEENVYPLVNLLEAFNPSKETPLSLFVLHLMELSGRAAPVLTKSETTNKLHPHGDASSQHINKVFDQFQQHNKESIMLQFFTAIAPFASIHDDICYLAMDTKSHFVIIPFHKRWSINGNIEVSNASIRTINQKVLSKAPCSVGVLIDRSNMSGKLLVTYDKSFCEIAMIFLGGDDDQEALAFSLQMAQHPNIRLTMFWVRVNMEEKQRNMKNPFIYLMEHIKYNLNLKGKVNFKEEIVEDGIGTIHVIRTMEGHFNLVIVGKHHIMESPCTLGLTEWCELPELGLVGNLLASDFTFSVLVV